The proteins below come from a single Arthrobacter crystallopoietes genomic window:
- a CDS encoding low molecular weight phosphatase family protein encodes MIRILTICTGNVCRSPMAERLLQQKLDQIRPGVFDVRSAGIQALVNSPMDTRAAGLLHVLGGSSDGFAARQLHESHLADVDLVLAMSIEHRDRILNLMPRLLKRTFTVRELARMIDALEADPDTEIPGGTSDEEVEYRWKRLPHLAALKRYQARAAAQSEDEIVDPYRRDDSVYQQMVRDLVPAVERLVEFEARITPDLR; translated from the coding sequence ATGATCCGCATTCTGACCATTTGCACCGGGAATGTTTGCCGCTCTCCAATGGCGGAGCGGTTGCTGCAGCAAAAACTGGACCAGATCCGCCCCGGCGTCTTCGACGTCCGAAGCGCCGGGATCCAGGCCCTCGTCAATTCGCCTATGGATACCCGTGCCGCAGGGCTGCTTCATGTCCTCGGTGGATCATCGGACGGGTTCGCCGCCAGGCAGCTCCATGAATCCCATTTGGCAGACGTGGATCTGGTGCTGGCTATGAGCATCGAGCACCGGGACCGGATCCTCAACCTGATGCCCCGCCTGCTGAAGCGGACCTTCACGGTACGTGAACTCGCCCGGATGATCGACGCCCTCGAAGCAGACCCGGACACCGAGATCCCCGGCGGCACGTCGGACGAAGAAGTCGAATACCGCTGGAAGCGGCTCCCTCATCTGGCTGCGCTGAAGCGCTATCAGGCTCGCGCAGCAGCCCAAAGCGAGGACGAAATCGTGGATCCGTACCGCCGCGACGACTCCGTGTACCAGCAGATGGTGAGGGACCTCGTACCTGCGGTGGAACGATTAGTCGAATTTGAAGCGAGAATTACTCCCGACCTTAGATAA
- a CDS encoding aspartate/glutamate racemase family protein, whose amino-acid sequence MKRVGLIRTLSTDARRLLQIHGQILQSAFPFAVVSRAVPFQPEAVHDAESCVRAAPKVVALARELAPEVDGIIISCAADPGLAEARLAVDVPVVGAGAAGAAAAMALGARIGVLGITLEAPEAVASVLGSRLIAVESPQSVNFSTELLTPTGVFESLDAGRRLADAGADVILLACTGFTSMGIGKELNRRLGLPVVDCVLAAGAALAAADSGRAMPPASVGAAA is encoded by the coding sequence ATGAAACGTGTTGGATTGATTCGCACTTTATCCACCGATGCTCGGCGGCTGCTTCAGATCCACGGCCAGATCCTGCAATCGGCCTTTCCCTTTGCCGTGGTCTCCCGCGCCGTCCCGTTCCAGCCCGAGGCGGTGCACGACGCCGAATCCTGCGTCCGCGCCGCCCCCAAAGTGGTTGCCTTGGCCAGGGAGCTTGCTCCCGAGGTCGACGGCATAATTATCAGCTGTGCTGCAGACCCTGGCCTGGCGGAAGCTCGGCTGGCGGTGGACGTGCCGGTAGTTGGAGCCGGGGCAGCGGGTGCCGCGGCGGCAATGGCCCTGGGCGCTCGCATTGGCGTCCTCGGTATAACCCTGGAGGCGCCCGAAGCCGTGGCCTCCGTCCTGGGCTCCCGCCTCATCGCGGTTGAATCACCGCAGAGCGTCAACTTCAGTACAGAGCTGCTAACGCCGACCGGAGTTTTCGAAAGTCTCGACGCCGGCCGCAGGCTGGCGGATGCCGGGGCGGATGTGATTCTGCTGGCCTGTACCGGATTCACGAGTATGGGCATCGGAAAGGAACTGAACCGGCGGCTAGGCCTTCCCGTAGTCGACTGTGTCCTGGCCGCCGGGGCAGCCCTCGCTGCTGCCGACTCCGGACGCGCGATGCCGCCGGCTTCGGTAGGCGCGGCTGCCTAG
- a CDS encoding carboxylate-amine ligase, with protein MRTFGVEEELLLVDPDSGQAVPRALALMDCYRQLLPELVRNNSADPPLPEFKGSQLATEFQQEQIEIISRPHSSLAELAADIRAGRALADECAKEVGARTAALAMAPLPTVPHPAPDERVGIMIARYGLTAREQLTSGCHVHVSVESDEEGVAVLDRIRIWLPVLGALASNSPFSQGIDTGYASFRGQAWSRWPSTGPLEIFGSAAAYYRTIEQMLATGVVLDKAMLYFDARLSTNYPTVEIRVNDVCLDADDTVLIAALTRALVETAARDWRSGKAPEPVPVAILRLAAWQASRWGIEGDLLHPVTARPCNAFDVIDLLLEHVGEALSESGDEAQVQRLFGQLRGRGTGARQQRDALERTGSLEGVVTEAIRRTHTPSVDVMSAEVGPTATV; from the coding sequence ATGCGTACCTTCGGAGTCGAAGAGGAACTGTTGTTGGTGGATCCCGACAGTGGACAGGCTGTGCCGCGCGCTCTGGCGCTGATGGACTGCTACCGGCAACTGCTGCCGGAGCTTGTGCGGAATAATTCCGCTGACCCGCCACTTCCGGAGTTCAAAGGCTCACAGCTGGCAACGGAATTCCAGCAGGAGCAGATCGAGATCATCAGCAGGCCGCACAGCTCCCTCGCGGAGCTGGCCGCGGATATCCGGGCGGGAAGAGCTTTGGCCGATGAGTGCGCCAAGGAGGTTGGGGCCCGCACGGCTGCCCTGGCAATGGCTCCCCTGCCCACGGTCCCCCACCCCGCACCTGATGAACGTGTAGGCATCATGATCGCGCGTTATGGCCTGACGGCGCGGGAGCAGTTGACGTCCGGATGCCACGTCCACGTCAGTGTGGAATCGGATGAAGAAGGCGTGGCCGTCCTGGACCGCATCCGGATTTGGCTCCCCGTCCTGGGGGCTCTGGCCAGCAATTCCCCATTCTCGCAGGGCATCGATACCGGCTATGCCAGCTTCCGCGGCCAAGCCTGGTCGCGTTGGCCGTCCACCGGGCCGCTGGAAATCTTCGGCTCGGCGGCTGCCTATTACCGCACTATAGAGCAGATGCTCGCAACCGGCGTCGTGCTGGACAAAGCGATGCTGTACTTTGACGCCCGGCTGTCCACCAACTACCCGACGGTGGAAATCCGGGTCAACGACGTCTGCTTGGACGCCGACGATACCGTGTTGATCGCCGCCCTCACCCGGGCCCTTGTAGAAACGGCTGCCCGGGACTGGCGGTCCGGAAAGGCTCCGGAACCCGTACCCGTTGCCATCCTACGGCTCGCGGCCTGGCAAGCGAGCCGGTGGGGAATCGAAGGCGATCTACTGCACCCCGTGACGGCCAGGCCCTGCAACGCCTTCGATGTAATCGACTTGCTGCTGGAGCACGTTGGCGAGGCGCTTTCCGAGAGCGGGGATGAGGCGCAGGTACAGCGGCTGTTTGGGCAGTTGCGTGGCAGGGGAACCGGGGCGCGGCAGCAGCGTGATGCGCTGGAGCGGACGGGTTCTCTGGAGGGTGTTGTTACGGAAGCGATCCGCCGCACGCATACGCCAAGCGTTGATGTCATGAGTGCAGAGGTGGGGCCGACCGCAACCGTGTGA
- a CDS encoding TasA family protein, with protein sequence MGISMKTTSGKLLASAALVATAAGVAGLGTYGAFTSSTAADQQVTAGTVKVNLTEGATGGLIVPASDILPGDTIERVVTLKNTGSSQLGGVMLTTSTSTPTDLTSNAATGLQLRIERCPAGWAGAPGAYTCGSTAETVLASTSVIGVDRQLAQLTSLTAGQSDSLKIQLVLPAAANDDFQGDQSKVAFSFNATGRNAQTK encoded by the coding sequence ATGGGCATCAGCATGAAGACCACCTCCGGCAAGCTCCTCGCCTCCGCAGCCCTCGTCGCCACGGCGGCGGGAGTCGCCGGCCTCGGCACCTACGGCGCGTTCACCAGCTCCACGGCAGCTGATCAGCAGGTCACAGCCGGCACGGTGAAGGTCAATCTCACCGAAGGCGCCACCGGTGGCCTGATCGTTCCGGCCAGCGACATTCTCCCCGGAGACACCATCGAGCGGGTCGTCACCCTGAAGAACACCGGTTCGTCCCAGCTGGGCGGCGTCATGCTGACCACTTCAACGTCCACGCCGACGGATCTGACCAGCAATGCTGCAACCGGTCTGCAGCTGAGGATCGAACGCTGCCCCGCAGGCTGGGCCGGCGCTCCCGGTGCATACACCTGCGGCAGCACTGCTGAAACCGTTTTGGCCAGCACTTCCGTCATCGGGGTAGACCGTCAGCTGGCTCAGCTGACGTCGCTGACTGCCGGTCAGAGCGACAGTCTGAAGATCCAGCTGGTCCTGCCCGCCGCGGCCAACGATGACTTCCAGGGTGACCAGAGCAAGGTGGCGTTCTCCTTCAATGCCACCGGCCGCAACGCGCAAACCAAGTAA
- a CDS encoding signal peptidase I produces MSTVSVPPAQQAHSTEPHTSRARRILNRILTVITTLLLVLAAAVFLLLAVGPRVFGYQTATMLTGSMSPLINPGDVVVTAPVDVADLAVGDIITYHIPIEDHRVETHRIVEITTDGGATAVRTKGDANNGVDPWTATLQGEQVYRHAFTVPYLGTAIRTLREPVVLNTLMYGAPAVLVIGALAAIWRKDPEAETNTNNDAGAHPGGMPA; encoded by the coding sequence ATGAGCACCGTCTCGGTACCACCCGCCCAGCAAGCCCACAGCACTGAACCTCATACGAGTCGCGCCCGCCGCATACTGAACCGGATCCTGACTGTCATCACCACCCTGCTCCTCGTCCTGGCTGCCGCAGTCTTCCTGCTGCTGGCCGTCGGGCCCCGAGTGTTCGGCTACCAGACAGCCACCATGCTGACCGGTTCAATGTCGCCGCTGATCAATCCGGGCGACGTCGTCGTCACGGCTCCCGTTGATGTGGCGGACCTGGCCGTCGGCGACATCATCACCTACCACATTCCCATCGAGGACCACCGGGTAGAGACGCACCGGATCGTCGAGATCACCACCGACGGCGGCGCCACGGCGGTACGCACCAAGGGCGACGCCAACAACGGCGTGGATCCGTGGACGGCCACCCTGCAGGGCGAGCAGGTCTACCGCCACGCCTTCACGGTTCCCTATCTGGGCACGGCCATCCGCACCCTGCGCGAGCCGGTAGTCCTGAACACGCTGATGTACGGCGCTCCCGCAGTGCTGGTCATCGGCGCCCTGGCCGCTATCTGGCGCAAAGATCCGGAAGCAGAAACGAATACGAATAACGACGCCGGTGCTCACCCCGGCGGGATGCCCGCCTAA
- a CDS encoding AI-2E family transporter, whose amino-acid sequence MSSHVSRQDETSPGRRVWQDGLGRTGSRCAQILLILTLVSVSIYGLLQIRLLVIPIMIALILAAAIGPFVNFLRRKGVPGALATAIAFLSLLVLLAATTTVIVVAVRSEWDELVVATTTGLDELQAFLLTGPLPIDQAQINDAREALIDFATSQQVRSGALTGISAVTEFIAGATLMVVVLFFFLKDGQKIWNFFLRPFSGRRAAKLRRAGSRTLEVLGGYVRGTAIIALVDATAIGVALLILQVPLAIPLAMIVFLGAFIPLVGATVAGILAALVALVANGPVVALIVVIIVVAVNQLEGDLLQPIVMGNALKLHALVILFALTAGTILAGIVGAVLSVPLAAVIWAILQVWTAEDPRLEDLNPDLPPAGSEPT is encoded by the coding sequence ATGAGCAGCCACGTCAGCAGGCAGGACGAAACTTCCCCAGGACGACGTGTGTGGCAGGACGGATTGGGGCGCACGGGAAGCCGCTGCGCCCAGATCCTGCTGATCCTGACGTTGGTGTCCGTCTCCATCTACGGGCTGCTGCAGATCCGGCTGCTGGTCATCCCGATAATGATCGCGCTGATCCTCGCAGCAGCCATCGGCCCGTTTGTGAATTTCCTGCGCCGGAAGGGTGTGCCGGGAGCACTGGCCACGGCGATCGCCTTCCTGAGCCTGCTGGTGCTGCTGGCCGCAACGACCACCGTGATCGTCGTTGCGGTCCGGAGCGAATGGGACGAACTCGTGGTCGCCACCACGACCGGTCTCGACGAACTGCAGGCCTTCCTGCTGACCGGACCGCTGCCCATCGACCAGGCCCAGATCAATGACGCACGCGAGGCGCTGATCGATTTTGCCACCAGCCAGCAGGTCCGCTCCGGCGCCCTAACTGGCATCTCGGCGGTCACCGAATTTATCGCGGGCGCCACGCTGATGGTGGTGGTGCTGTTCTTCTTCCTCAAGGACGGGCAGAAGATCTGGAACTTCTTCCTGCGTCCGTTCAGCGGCCGACGTGCTGCCAAGCTGCGCCGGGCTGGCTCCCGCACCCTAGAGGTCTTGGGCGGCTATGTCCGCGGCACGGCCATCATCGCGCTGGTTGATGCAACGGCCATCGGCGTAGCCCTGCTCATCCTGCAAGTGCCGCTGGCCATACCGTTGGCCATGATTGTCTTCCTGGGCGCGTTCATCCCGTTGGTGGGTGCAACGGTTGCCGGGATCCTCGCCGCCCTGGTGGCACTGGTGGCCAATGGGCCGGTAGTGGCGCTGATCGTCGTCATCATTGTGGTGGCGGTGAACCAACTGGAGGGCGACCTGCTGCAGCCGATCGTGATGGGCAACGCCCTGAAGCTGCACGCGCTGGTCATCCTGTTCGCGCTGACCGCCGGCACCATTCTCGCGGGTATTGTCGGCGCGGTGCTATCGGTGCCGCTGGCCGCCGTCATCTGGGCCATCCTGCAGGTCTGGACTGCGGAGGACCCGCGTCTTGAAGACCTGAATCCAGATCTTCCGCCCGCGGGGTCTGAACCGACGTGA
- a CDS encoding NCS1 family nucleobase:cation symporter-1, giving the protein MSAWNNDLGDSDLAVRNADPSLYNEDLAPLPASQRTWGWFAIFNVWSNDIQSLAGYTLAASLFITAGINGWFVFAAILLAGFIVKLLVDLSGRPSVKYGFPYPVLARASMGVRGAQFPAIIRAVVAVFWYGAQTYFASTAIALALNAILGSPGGAEFLGMNWVAWASYVLASVLQVALFLGGIDRIANFLNIVGPGVYVVMIALLVAIWVQVGSGLPQAVGTLFSNDDVTGWAAVAAFAGVVGTMIAYFAAVVINFGDFARNVRNERAMRFGNFTGLPLSLALFTFLSVFITAGAYLLYQDGEGNPLTNPADIVGLVDNVPLTVLAAVTFLLATLGINVVANFIPPSYSLSNINPAKISFRTAGMITAAAGFVIGALWVAVIANIGLPRFVDTLGAVLAPLYGIIIADYYIVRKQRLNLNDLYSADPKGIYHFTRGWNRRAVVAFAIAGVFSILTVWLPQLAQLSGFAWVFGAVLGGLFHWLAMRGHVVITSADDR; this is encoded by the coding sequence ATGAGTGCTTGGAACAACGACTTGGGCGATTCCGATCTGGCGGTCCGCAACGCCGATCCTTCCCTGTACAACGAGGATCTTGCCCCGCTGCCGGCATCGCAGCGAACCTGGGGCTGGTTTGCCATCTTCAATGTCTGGTCCAACGACATCCAAAGCCTTGCCGGGTACACCTTGGCCGCAAGCCTGTTTATTACCGCGGGCATCAATGGCTGGTTTGTCTTTGCTGCCATCCTCCTTGCCGGTTTCATCGTGAAGCTCCTCGTCGATCTCAGCGGACGGCCCAGCGTCAAATACGGCTTTCCTTATCCTGTCCTCGCGCGCGCCTCCATGGGCGTGCGAGGCGCGCAGTTCCCGGCGATCATCAGGGCAGTTGTCGCTGTGTTCTGGTACGGGGCGCAAACCTACTTCGCGTCCACCGCCATCGCCTTGGCGCTTAATGCCATCCTGGGCAGCCCTGGAGGCGCAGAGTTTCTGGGCATGAATTGGGTCGCCTGGGCGTCCTACGTGCTCGCCTCCGTGCTGCAGGTTGCACTCTTCCTGGGCGGCATCGACCGGATTGCAAATTTCCTCAACATTGTCGGCCCAGGTGTCTACGTGGTGATGATCGCACTGCTGGTTGCGATCTGGGTGCAGGTTGGGTCCGGTCTGCCGCAAGCTGTGGGCACACTCTTTTCCAACGACGATGTGACCGGGTGGGCAGCCGTGGCCGCGTTCGCAGGAGTGGTGGGCACGATGATTGCCTACTTCGCCGCCGTCGTCATTAACTTCGGTGACTTCGCGCGCAACGTCCGCAACGAACGGGCCATGCGGTTTGGCAACTTCACCGGCCTGCCGCTGAGCTTGGCGCTCTTCACCTTCCTGTCGGTGTTCATTACAGCCGGCGCCTACCTCCTCTACCAGGACGGCGAGGGCAACCCGCTGACCAATCCTGCCGACATCGTCGGGCTCGTGGACAACGTCCCGTTGACGGTTTTGGCGGCGGTGACCTTCCTCCTCGCGACGCTGGGCATCAATGTCGTCGCAAACTTCATTCCGCCGTCATACTCGCTGTCCAACATCAACCCAGCCAAGATCTCGTTCCGTACGGCAGGCATGATCACCGCGGCTGCTGGCTTTGTCATAGGTGCGCTCTGGGTGGCCGTCATCGCGAACATCGGCCTGCCGCGGTTTGTTGACACACTGGGAGCGGTGCTCGCACCGCTCTACGGCATCATCATCGCCGACTACTACATAGTGCGGAAGCAACGGTTGAACCTGAACGACCTTTACTCCGCGGACCCGAAGGGGATCTACCACTTCACCCGCGGCTGGAACCGGCGGGCAGTGGTGGCCTTCGCCATCGCCGGCGTCTTCTCCATCCTGACGGTATGGCTGCCGCAACTGGCGCAGCTTAGCGGTTTTGCCTGGGTTTTCGGCGCGGTCCTTGGCGGGCTCTTCCATTGGCTGGCCATGCGCGGCCACGTGGTCATAACGTCTGCCGACGACCGCTGA
- a CDS encoding CsbD family protein: protein MGLDDKIGNAAEKAGGKAKEAAGNATDDESLRAEGQTDQTKADLKGAGEKIKDAFKKD from the coding sequence ATGGGTTTGGATGACAAGATCGGCAACGCCGCAGAAAAGGCAGGCGGCAAGGCCAAGGAAGCAGCCGGAAACGCTACTGACGACGAGAGCCTGCGGGCCGAGGGCCAGACGGACCAGACCAAGGCAGACCTCAAGGGCGCCGGCGAAAAGATCAAAGACGCTTTCAAGAAAGACTGA
- a CDS encoding SDR family oxidoreductase, translating into MNQPKQQQDVPGIQSKMTPVPDCGEESYRGMDKLKGKAAVITGGDSGIGRAVAIAFAREGADVLISYLSEDEDARDTARLVEEAGRKAVLVPGDLDTAEHCRKIIDTAVQEFGKIDILVNNAAYQMTHETIEEISDEEWEHTFKVNINAMFYLVKAALPHMGPGSSIIGSSSVNSDMPNPTLAPYAATKAAIANFSASLAQLLGEKGIRVNSVAPGPIWTPLIPSTMPPEKVESFGSNTPLGRAGQPAELAPTYVLLASDDGSYISGARIAVTGGRPIL; encoded by the coding sequence ATGAACCAGCCGAAGCAGCAGCAGGATGTGCCCGGGATCCAGTCCAAGATGACGCCAGTGCCCGACTGCGGCGAAGAAAGCTACCGCGGGATGGACAAACTTAAGGGCAAAGCCGCGGTGATCACGGGCGGCGACAGCGGGATTGGCCGGGCTGTGGCCATCGCCTTCGCCCGGGAAGGTGCGGACGTGCTGATTTCCTACCTCAGCGAGGACGAGGACGCCCGAGACACCGCCCGGCTGGTGGAGGAAGCCGGCCGCAAGGCAGTCCTGGTGCCCGGCGACCTGGACACCGCGGAGCACTGCCGCAAAATCATCGACACCGCCGTACAGGAGTTCGGCAAAATCGACATCCTGGTCAACAACGCCGCTTACCAGATGACACACGAGACGATCGAGGAGATCAGCGACGAGGAATGGGAGCACACCTTCAAGGTGAACATCAATGCGATGTTCTACCTGGTCAAGGCGGCACTCCCCCACATGGGCCCAGGCTCCTCGATCATCGGCAGTTCCTCGGTCAACTCGGACATGCCGAATCCCACGCTGGCACCCTATGCCGCCACCAAGGCGGCGATCGCCAACTTCTCCGCCAGTCTGGCACAGCTGCTCGGCGAGAAGGGCATCCGGGTCAACAGCGTTGCTCCCGGACCGATCTGGACTCCACTGATCCCGTCCACCATGCCGCCGGAGAAGGTGGAGTCCTTCGGGAGCAACACCCCGCTAGGCCGGGCGGGCCAACCGGCCGAACTGGCACCGACCTACGTACTGCTGGCATCCGACGACGGCAGCTACATCTCCGGCGCCCGCATTGCGGTCACCGGCGGACGACCCATACTGTAG
- a CDS encoding DUF1232 domain-containing protein: MQWWEVLVGIVGGVLLVYVALLFLLWRYARRNPETVALRDALRLLPDLLRLVHGLAKDRTLPAGVRLRLLLLLLYLASPIDIVPDFIPVLGYADDVVVVGLVLRSVIRAAGSEPLGRHWPGSDAGLQIIRKLAGLPPVLAGEEPEGG, translated from the coding sequence ATGCAATGGTGGGAAGTCCTGGTAGGAATCGTCGGGGGAGTCCTACTGGTCTACGTCGCCTTGCTGTTCCTGCTGTGGAGATATGCGCGGCGAAACCCGGAAACGGTGGCCCTGCGGGACGCACTGCGGTTGCTTCCTGATCTGCTCCGACTCGTTCACGGGCTGGCCAAGGACCGCACCCTGCCGGCTGGCGTAAGGCTGCGCCTCTTGCTGCTGCTGCTGTATCTGGCTTCCCCGATCGACATCGTCCCCGACTTCATCCCGGTCCTAGGCTACGCAGATGACGTCGTCGTGGTTGGCCTTGTGCTGCGTTCGGTCATCCGTGCTGCGGGGTCGGAGCCGTTGGGCAGGCATTGGCCGGGAAGCGACGCCGGCCTGCAGATCATCCGCAAGCTCGCCGGCCTTCCGCCGGTGCTGGCCGGCGAAGAACCTGAAGGCGGCTGA
- a CDS encoding ZIP family metal transporter yields the protein MPVWLQALVWGTVGGAALVVGSAISWKWRIPDKVVSTIMAFGAGVLIAALAFELVDEAAETGGLWPTVGGFLAGAVLFAAANLLLARRGAKHRKRSGGQQPNEGEKPGSGTAIAVGALLDGIPESLVLGLGMVAAGSVSPAMLAAVFISNVPEGLSSSAGMKKAGRSAGYVFGVWGGIALLCGVASLLGFALLQGAPEELIAFITALAAGAILAMIADTMIPEAFEQHHILTGLTASFGFVIAFAIHSAGG from the coding sequence ATCCCGGTGTGGCTGCAGGCGCTAGTTTGGGGAACGGTCGGCGGGGCCGCCTTGGTGGTTGGCTCCGCGATTTCCTGGAAGTGGCGGATTCCGGACAAGGTCGTGTCCACCATTATGGCCTTCGGCGCGGGAGTACTGATTGCCGCGCTGGCCTTTGAGCTTGTGGACGAGGCTGCCGAGACGGGCGGCCTCTGGCCCACTGTTGGCGGGTTCCTCGCAGGGGCGGTGCTGTTCGCGGCCGCCAACCTGCTGCTGGCGCGCCGGGGCGCCAAACACCGCAAACGCTCCGGCGGCCAGCAGCCCAACGAAGGCGAAAAGCCCGGCAGCGGCACGGCCATCGCCGTCGGCGCCCTGCTGGACGGGATCCCCGAATCCCTGGTCCTCGGGCTGGGCATGGTGGCCGCGGGATCCGTCAGCCCTGCCATGCTGGCCGCGGTCTTCATCTCCAACGTGCCCGAAGGCCTCTCCAGCTCGGCCGGCATGAAGAAGGCCGGTCGCAGCGCAGGCTACGTCTTCGGGGTCTGGGGCGGCATCGCCCTCCTGTGCGGGGTGGCTTCGCTGCTGGGGTTCGCGTTGCTGCAGGGGGCGCCCGAGGAACTGATCGCTTTCATCACCGCGCTGGCGGCCGGGGCGATCCTGGCGATGATCGCCGACACGATGATTCCCGAGGCCTTCGAGCAGCACCACATCCTGACCGGTCTCACGGCGTCGTTCGGCTTTGTCATCGCCTTCGCCATCCACAGCGCGGGAGGCTGA
- a CDS encoding AfsR/SARP family transcriptional regulator, whose product MDENTWRLQLIDGWRLHRGDLDLKMGLRQQRLIAALALLGPRPRPYLAGTLWPDSADTQASGNLRETIWTISRQLPGLLTRDNGRLELTEDLHIDVQELRRAMSGTTAAGGRCRVELLARGELLPGWYDDWVLYEQEQWRRQRLAALETVAEDMLSRGDAPGTMEAAHAALRIEPLHANAIRLVLRAHLEEGNHAGALGAYREFSSRMRTEFGAALPSDVTGLIRPLLIRSG is encoded by the coding sequence ATGGACGAAAACACATGGAGGCTGCAGCTCATCGACGGGTGGCGGCTGCACCGCGGCGACCTGGACCTCAAGATGGGCCTGCGCCAGCAGCGGCTGATAGCGGCATTGGCCCTGCTCGGGCCACGGCCCCGACCGTACCTGGCCGGCACCCTGTGGCCGGACAGCGCCGATACCCAGGCATCGGGAAACCTGCGCGAAACGATCTGGACCATTTCCCGCCAACTGCCTGGCCTGCTCACCCGGGACAACGGTCGGCTCGAACTCACTGAGGATCTGCACATCGATGTGCAGGAACTGCGCCGCGCTATGTCCGGTACTACCGCAGCAGGTGGTCGGTGCCGGGTGGAGCTGCTGGCCCGGGGTGAACTGCTGCCGGGGTGGTACGACGATTGGGTCCTTTACGAGCAGGAACAGTGGCGCCGCCAGCGCCTGGCAGCGTTGGAAACCGTGGCCGAAGACATGCTCTCACGCGGCGATGCGCCCGGCACCATGGAAGCGGCCCATGCAGCGCTGCGGATAGAGCCCCTGCACGCGAATGCGATCCGGCTGGTCCTGCGCGCCCATCTGGAAGAAGGCAACCACGCCGGCGCCCTGGGCGCCTACCGTGAATTCAGCTCCCGCATGCGGACCGAGTTCGGTGCCGCCCTTCCCTCGGACGTCACCGGGCTCATCCGGCCGCTGCTCATTAGATCCGGATAA
- a CDS encoding GNAT family N-acetyltransferase, translated as MKPVVRDNFGASQFDAYIDGVVVASLHYQIQDGEIWLLFTDVPGGRIGKSLASSLITTALSDAQRRRLAVRPFCPKVRHMIATLPNYLMLVPHEERLRLHSSLIADKQEAERQQQLARVQEQRNARRRAVREHQPAAA; from the coding sequence ATGAAGCCTGTAGTACGGGACAATTTCGGCGCCTCACAGTTCGATGCCTACATTGACGGCGTCGTGGTGGCGTCTCTGCATTACCAGATCCAGGACGGCGAGATCTGGTTGCTCTTTACCGACGTGCCCGGCGGACGGATCGGTAAGTCCTTGGCCTCCAGCCTGATCACCACGGCACTATCCGACGCCCAGCGCAGGCGCCTGGCGGTCCGGCCGTTCTGCCCCAAGGTCCGGCATATGATCGCCACGCTGCCGAACTACCTGATGCTGGTCCCCCATGAGGAACGGCTGCGCCTGCACTCGTCCCTCATCGCAGACAAGCAGGAAGCCGAACGCCAGCAGCAGCTGGCACGCGTACAGGAACAGCGGAACGCGCGCCGCCGGGCAGTCCGGGAACACCAGCCGGCTGCTGCCTGA
- a CDS encoding class F sortase, whose protein sequence is MTIGRTGRRGPALLAAAAALLLTACGTSPPSSPTPTTQTTTAAPSPSSAAASGTLPGSSSTSTPVPRAETSAAAPEPAAAPVSMEIGKIGVFSELLHLGLQENGTLEVPPEDAGAPAGWYNGSPAPGDPGPAVLLGHVNSLSQTAGVFARLPELAKGDSIRVEREDGTSVVFTVDRGEQYQKNQFPTLEVYGNTEGPELRLITCDGYNPDTGIFEDNYVVYASLAEDQ, encoded by the coding sequence ATGACGATTGGTAGAACAGGCCGCCGCGGACCAGCACTGCTGGCCGCGGCGGCCGCCCTGCTCCTGACCGCCTGCGGCACCTCGCCGCCCTCCAGCCCAACACCAACAACCCAAACAACGACGGCGGCGCCCTCCCCCAGTTCCGCCGCTGCCTCCGGTACTTTGCCTGGTTCCAGCTCCACCTCCACCCCTGTTCCCCGTGCGGAGACAAGCGCGGCCGCACCCGAGCCCGCAGCCGCGCCGGTTTCGATGGAGATCGGGAAGATCGGTGTCTTCTCGGAACTGCTGCACCTGGGTTTGCAAGAGAATGGAACGCTGGAAGTTCCGCCGGAGGATGCCGGCGCTCCGGCCGGCTGGTACAACGGCTCCCCCGCCCCCGGGGACCCCGGACCTGCCGTGCTGCTGGGCCACGTGAACTCGCTTAGCCAGACCGCGGGTGTCTTCGCCCGGCTGCCGGAACTGGCCAAGGGCGACAGCATCCGCGTCGAGCGCGAAGACGGCACCAGCGTTGTCTTCACCGTGGACCGCGGCGAGCAGTACCAGAAGAACCAGTTCCCTACGCTCGAGGTCTACGGCAACACGGAGGGACCGGAACTGCGACTGATCACCTGCGACGGCTACAACCCGGACACCGGCATCTTCGAAGACAACTACGTGGTCTACGCGTCGCTCGCGGAGGACCAATGA